In the genome of Spirochaetia bacterium, one region contains:
- a CDS encoding DMT family transporter has translation MTKNQKGITLMLVSAFFFSLMSMFVKLAGDLPSAEKAFFRNFLGMLITAVPIIRQRISFRMDREQSLYMLLRVGSGTIAILCNYYAFSHLILSDASTIGRVSPFFVLLFSYLFIGEKPTKGQLACLVLAFAGVALVARPACNSSRLGYIIALIGAVNMGLAQTGLRKVRLLHVDANLVIFCFSTFSTITCLLASLPVFKMPSTAQLLILLFVGLSGTCGQFALTGAYTYAPGAQISVYDYSEMLFATIFSICVFGEFPSSLSFIGYGVMIAAGLAMFKMQRKAIAT, from the coding sequence GTGACAAAAAATCAAAAAGGCATCACCCTCATGCTTGTCAGTGCCTTCTTCTTCAGTCTGATGAGCATGTTCGTCAAACTTGCAGGTGATCTGCCTTCCGCAGAAAAGGCCTTCTTCCGTAATTTCCTGGGAATGCTTATCACGGCTGTTCCCATCATCCGCCAAAGGATTTCATTCAGGATGGACAGGGAACAGTCCCTGTACATGTTGCTACGGGTAGGTTCGGGTACCATTGCCATTCTCTGCAATTATTATGCTTTTTCCCACCTGATCCTAAGTGATGCTTCTACCATCGGCAGGGTATCACCGTTTTTTGTATTGCTTTTCTCATATCTATTCATAGGCGAAAAGCCTACGAAAGGACAGCTTGCATGCCTTGTCCTTGCCTTTGCTGGCGTAGCCCTTGTTGCCAGACCGGCATGCAATAGCAGCCGGCTCGGTTATATCATCGCACTGATAGGAGCAGTCAACATGGGACTGGCCCAGACGGGGCTCAGGAAGGTACGGCTTCTCCATGTCGATGCAAATCTCGTCATCTTCTGTTTTTCAACTTTTTCCACGATCACTTGCCTGCTCGCGTCACTTCCTGTTTTCAAGATGCCTTCAACGGCTCAACTACTCATACTGCTATTCGTTGGTCTCTCAGGGACCTGCGGACAATTTGCATTGACAGGAGCCTATACCTACGCACCTGGTGCACAGATATCCGTCTATGACTATTCCGAAATGCTCTTTGCAACCATTTTTTCGATATGCGTTTTCGGTGAATTTCCCAGTTCTCTCAGCTTTATCGGCTATGGTGTGATGATTGCAGCAGGATTGGCCATGTTCAAGATGCAAAGAAAAGCCATTGCTACATAG
- a CDS encoding ABC transporter substrate-binding protein, which translates to MKKNIAFLLVAALAITSAFANGKSEETASSAKEPAASITFLNSKGEVQVALEDLAKAYEKQTGNHVEIIACGTGEVPYTKVTTMYNSGNAPTISMLDQTDVYSLYKDYAVDLSNEKWVAQTNGSALTIDGKVYGFPFCIEGRGIIYNGAAIDKTLKHHVDLGTINSYSSFKSLLEQLRAAGMKNPVFLAKEDWSLGAHQLGFIYDTYDGTTAGSAKIINQLENGLDPLTYDRFNEFIKTFDLLSQYNYYQADPLGADYDEGAMLLADGTVAFWPNGSWAWPNLAEGGATTDQDFGFIPFFLGDDTSDFANTGIEAAATKVLMLDKVQASAGQQQAAKDFLNWLVFDPTAQKLLVTDANIIPAAKNNPNKPLDPLGQNIVTRMAEGKTYPSCFIAPSDHWSVIGAAMQKYLAGKSSKDDLAKSLSAYWVAQKTK; encoded by the coding sequence ATGAAAAAAAACATAGCATTTCTGCTTGTCGCTGCACTGGCGATTACAAGTGCCTTCGCCAACGGCAAATCAGAAGAAACTGCTTCTTCAGCGAAAGAACCGGCTGCTTCCATTACGTTTCTGAACAGTAAAGGAGAGGTGCAGGTTGCCTTGGAGGACCTTGCCAAAGCTTATGAAAAGCAGACAGGCAACCACGTTGAGATCATTGCCTGCGGAACAGGTGAAGTACCATACACCAAGGTCACCACCATGTATAATTCCGGCAATGCGCCGACTATTTCCATGCTTGACCAGACTGATGTCTACTCCTTGTACAAGGACTATGCTGTTGATCTCTCGAATGAGAAATGGGTAGCACAGACCAATGGTTCGGCTTTGACGATTGATGGCAAAGTCTATGGTTTTCCTTTCTGCATAGAAGGCAGGGGCATCATCTACAATGGTGCGGCAATTGACAAGACCTTGAAACATCATGTGGACCTTGGCACGATCAACTCATATAGTTCTTTCAAATCCCTGCTTGAACAGCTGCGTGCCGCAGGTATGAAGAACCCTGTGTTCCTTGCAAAGGAAGACTGGTCCTTGGGCGCCCATCAGCTGGGATTCATCTATGACACCTATGACGGCACGACGGCTGGTTCTGCAAAGATCATCAACCAGCTTGAGAACGGATTGGATCCGCTTACCTATGATCGTTTCAACGAGTTCATCAAGACTTTTGATCTGCTGAGCCAATACAACTACTATCAGGCTGATCCTCTTGGGGCTGATTATGATGAAGGTGCCATGTTGCTTGCAGATGGAACGGTTGCTTTCTGGCCGAATGGCAGCTGGGCTTGGCCAAATCTCGCGGAAGGCGGTGCAACTACGGACCAGGATTTCGGATTCATTCCGTTCTTCCTTGGCGATGATACTTCTGATTTTGCCAACACCGGGATCGAAGCTGCCGCTACGAAAGTCCTGATGCTGGACAAGGTCCAGGCCAGTGCCGGACAACAGCAGGCTGCAAAGGATTTCCTCAATTGGCTCGTGTTTGATCCGACTGCACAGAAGCTGCTTGTAACGGATGCAAACATCATTCCTGCGGCAAAGAACAATCCTAACAAGCCGCTTGATCCTCTTGGGCAGAATATCGTTACGCGTATGGCAGAAGGAAAGACTTATCCTTCATGTTTCATTGCTCCTTCAGACCATTGGAGTGTCATCGGAGCTGCCATGCAGAAATACCTGGCAGGAAAGTCATCCAAGGATGATCTTGCCAAGTCCCTTTCTGCCTACTGGGTTGCACAGAAAACCAAGTAG
- a CDS encoding sugar ABC transporter permease translates to MFALPGLVFFVCVVVVPFFYGFYLTLTDWNGMNPVKTFVGFSNYVVTLHDAAFWSSMWLTIKYVFFSVLLINVLAFLLAYLLTNGMKGQNVFRGGFFTPNLIGGVVLGFIWEFIFSRVLVSFGKGTGIALFTSSWLSDPTKAFWALVIVTVWQLTGYMMLIYIAGFTSMSHDVLEAASIDGATGWKRMRDIIMPLMVPSIVICTFFSLSRAFMVYDINLTLTKGGPYDTTRLVAMYVYDMAFKSRKYGVGQAEALFLFLLVAVVSIIQVQLGRSREVEA, encoded by the coding sequence ATGTTTGCCCTTCCCGGCCTGGTTTTCTTTGTGTGTGTTGTAGTAGTACCGTTCTTCTATGGTTTCTATCTTACGCTGACCGACTGGAACGGCATGAACCCTGTCAAGACGTTCGTAGGGTTTTCAAACTACGTCGTAACGCTTCATGATGCTGCTTTCTGGTCTTCGATGTGGTTGACTATAAAGTATGTCTTTTTTTCCGTATTGCTGATCAACGTACTTGCTTTCCTTCTGGCGTATCTGCTGACCAACGGTATGAAGGGACAGAATGTTTTCAGGGGCGGTTTCTTTACGCCGAATCTTATCGGTGGTGTCGTGCTTGGTTTCATATGGGAATTCATATTCTCCAGGGTTCTGGTTTCCTTCGGCAAGGGTACCGGAATTGCATTGTTTACCTCATCTTGGCTTTCAGATCCTACCAAGGCTTTCTGGGCGTTGGTAATCGTGACTGTATGGCAGCTGACCGGCTATATGATGCTTATCTACATAGCGGGATTTACAAGCATGAGCCATGATGTCCTTGAGGCAGCTTCCATCGACGGAGCTACCGGATGGAAACGCATGAGGGACATCATCATGCCGTTGATGGTTCCTTCGATTGTCATCTGTACGTTCTTTTCATTGAGCCGGGCATTCATGGTCTATGATATCAACCTGACATTGACGAAAGGCGGCCCGTATGATACGACCCGGTTGGTTGCCATGTATGTCTATGACATGGCGTTCAAATCGAGAAAGTATGGTGTGGGGCAGGCCGAAGCTCTGTTCCTGTTCCTGCTTGTTGCTGTGGTGAGTATCATCCAGGTACAGCTAGGCAGGTCAAGGGAGGTGGAAGCATAA
- a CDS encoding carbohydrate ABC transporter permease, whose protein sequence is MAKTNQVRGTREKVIATIEWILVLLLFLLVLFPFVMVAINSLKVKRDIIMNPFSIITARGLTFNNYVEAFVKMHFIRSFFNSLMVTGLATCLSILTSSMLAYYLVRYVNKFTAIVSAILIASMIIPFQALMIPLVSIYGAGLGVLNHRLTLVFMHTGFALAMSTFIYQGFIKSGIPLALEEAALIDGCSKYGIFFRVVFPLLGPTTATLVILNVLAFWNDYLLPSLVLSLKELLTLPLTTYTFYGTYSANYGVIMAALVLTVLPILILYFALQSKIIEGVVSGAVK, encoded by the coding sequence ATGGCAAAAACCAACCAAGTACGCGGTACAAGAGAGAAAGTCATTGCAACCATTGAATGGATACTTGTGCTTCTCCTTTTCCTGCTTGTGCTTTTTCCGTTTGTCATGGTGGCAATCAATTCATTGAAGGTGAAGAGGGATATCATCATGAATCCCTTCAGCATCATCACAGCCAGGGGACTTACCTTCAACAACTATGTCGAAGCATTCGTGAAGATGCATTTCATCCGCAGTTTCTTCAATTCCCTGATGGTGACCGGACTTGCAACCTGCCTGTCCATACTGACTTCCAGTATGCTTGCTTACTATCTTGTCCGTTATGTGAACAAGTTCACGGCTATAGTGTCTGCTATTCTCATAGCCTCCATGATCATTCCTTTCCAGGCACTGATGATTCCGCTTGTTTCAATCTATGGAGCTGGGCTGGGCGTCCTCAACCATAGGCTTACCCTGGTGTTCATGCATACGGGATTTGCCTTGGCCATGAGTACGTTCATTTACCAAGGATTCATCAAATCTGGGATTCCTCTTGCACTTGAAGAGGCTGCCTTGATCGATGGCTGTTCGAAGTATGGTATCTTTTTCAGGGTCGTGTTCCCGTTGCTGGGGCCTACGACTGCGACACTGGTCATCCTGAACGTACTTGCTTTCTGGAATGATTATCTGTTGCCTTCCTTGGTCCTGAGCCTGAAGGAATTGCTGACACTGCCGCTGACGACTTATACCTTCTATGGTACGTACAGTGCGAACTATGGGGTAATTATGGCAGCTCTTGTCCTTACGGTCCTGCCGATTCTCATACTTTATTTTGCACTGCAGTCCAAGATCATTGAGGGTGTCGTATCCGGGGCTGTGAAATAG
- a CDS encoding LacI family transcriptional regulator, with amino-acid sequence MATIKDIAEKSGLAIGTVSRIMNNRGYISDKSRKKVNEAIKELDYQPNEMARGLLRKRSNLVGIIVPILQHPYFSKLVSLLQEQAHQEGYQTLVMISNEFADIEEEQIQQCRKNRVAAIILCSGGVSLSRITSNDIPVISIERTLDGSTVSIVCDNYAGGAMAAHHLIERECRELMILNGDGNVPMPADDRTKGFMDVATQEGISCHNIRLGVSQFYSGAYQQTIREALVAYPTTDGIFTSGDLPALQTIDTARLMGRNIPEDLKVIGFDDTAICDWITPTITTIQQPLKEMATNTFYCLRCVTEGNVAPKYIKLPVKLIQRGST; translated from the coding sequence ATGGCAACAATCAAGGATATAGCAGAAAAAAGCGGGCTTGCAATCGGCACGGTTTCAAGGATCATGAACAACCGTGGCTACATAAGCGACAAGTCACGGAAAAAAGTCAATGAAGCCATCAAGGAACTGGACTACCAACCCAATGAAATGGCTCGGGGCCTGCTGAGGAAACGAAGCAACCTGGTCGGTATCATCGTCCCTATCCTACAGCATCCTTACTTCTCCAAGCTTGTTTCCCTACTCCAGGAACAGGCACATCAGGAAGGTTACCAGACGCTTGTCATGATTTCCAATGAGTTTGCCGACATTGAAGAGGAGCAGATCCAACAGTGCAGGAAAAACCGTGTTGCAGCAATTATTCTCTGCAGCGGCGGCGTATCGCTTTCTCGCATTACATCCAACGATATTCCCGTCATTTCAATAGAAAGGACCTTGGACGGCAGCACCGTCAGCATCGTCTGCGACAACTATGCCGGCGGTGCCATGGCAGCACATCATCTCATCGAACGGGAATGCAGGGAACTGATGATCCTCAACGGAGACGGAAACGTTCCGATGCCGGCTGACGACAGGACAAAAGGTTTCATGGATGTTGCCACACAAGAAGGCATATCCTGCCATAATATAAGACTGGGCGTCAGCCAATTTTACTCAGGGGCTTATCAGCAGACAATCCGTGAAGCTTTGGTAGCCTATCCTACTACCGACGGCATATTCACTTCAGGGGATCTCCCGGCACTCCAGACAATTGATACGGCAAGGCTCATGGGACGGAACATACCAGAGGACCTCAAGGTAATCGGTTTTGATGATACTGCCATCTGTGACTGGATTACCCCGACGATCACGACGATCCAACAGCCATTGAAAGAAATGGCAACCAATACCTTCTATTGCCTGCGCTGTGTCACGGAAGGCAACGTAGCACCGAAATACATCAAACTGCCGGTCAAACTCATCCAACGAGGCTCAACATAA
- a CDS encoding D-isomer specific 2-hydroxyacid dehydrogenase family protein → MKIFAYSVRPDEIGLFHRFSKKYDVVVDTTDRAPNLETADMAAGHEAISIITTPVDATLLRRFKELGIQYLSTRTVGFEHIDGIAADSLGIPYGNVAYSPYAVAEYAVMLMLMSLRKVKTIFAKEKIQDYSLVATTGRQLHNQTVGVVGTGKIGRTVISILQGFGCKIMATDPYPNPELQKTITYVPLQTLLSSCDVITLHVPASPDGNHLLGKNEFAGMKDGAVLINTARGSLIDQQALMDAVESGKIGAAALDVVQGEKALYYNDLRFKPIPDREFATLHSYPNVIITPHTAFHTDQAISDMVENSIKTCIEHVGKA, encoded by the coding sequence ATGAAGATATTTGCATACTCAGTCAGGCCTGATGAAATCGGGCTTTTCCATAGGTTTTCAAAAAAATATGATGTTGTCGTCGATACGACAGACAGAGCACCGAATCTTGAAACAGCAGACATGGCTGCAGGACATGAAGCCATAAGCATCATCACGACACCCGTGGATGCCACCCTGCTCAGACGCTTCAAGGAACTGGGTATCCAGTACCTTTCAACGCGTACCGTGGGTTTCGAACACATTGATGGGATTGCGGCTGACAGTCTTGGAATCCCTTATGGAAACGTAGCCTATTCTCCCTATGCCGTAGCAGAATATGCAGTAATGCTCATGCTGATGTCCCTCAGAAAGGTCAAGACAATCTTTGCAAAAGAAAAAATACAGGACTACTCTCTTGTGGCAACCACAGGCAGGCAACTGCATAACCAGACGGTCGGTGTCGTGGGAACAGGAAAAATAGGCCGCACGGTCATCAGCATCCTGCAAGGTTTCGGCTGCAAGATCATGGCAACTGACCCCTACCCTAATCCTGAACTTCAGAAAACAATTACTTACGTGCCGCTTCAGACATTGTTGTCCAGCTGTGACGTCATCACCCTGCATGTACCTGCTTCGCCTGATGGAAATCACCTGTTGGGCAAAAATGAATTCGCAGGCATGAAAGACGGTGCGGTCCTGATCAATACGGCACGGGGCTCGCTCATTGACCAACAGGCTCTCATGGATGCAGTGGAAAGCGGAAAGATCGGAGCTGCAGCCCTCGACGTCGTACAGGGTGAAAAAGCACTGTATTATAATGACCTGCGCTTCAAACCAATTCCTGACCGGGAATTTGCGACCTTGCATTCTTATCCGAATGTCATCATCACGCCCCATACGGCATTCCATACGGACCAGGCAATCAGCGATATGGTAGAGAACTCAATAAAGACCTGCATTGAACATGTCGGGAAAGCTTGA
- a CDS encoding SufD family Fe-S cluster assembly protein, translated as MNAVTKNFLTKLFGSDYADSQAVNVREDGLCAARSSSENVTIEERKKEGGGITVTVKSSCNGEKVFIPACITHSGVNDMAYTDLIVEDGAKVTIDAGCAVHSEHGQSYHKGMHLFVIGKHADVTYKENHLGTGAGAGHLIDTVTDIRQDEDSHFYFEAIQIEGVDKTERITRATLADGASLELKERLLTTGTQKADTTFSVDLKGKGSSVDLVSRSVAKDHSNQTIVSRIDGYTLSKGHSECDSILTGDATVSSSPIVISHCPDASLVHEAAIGRISGEQIQKLQTLGLTESEAENWIIQGFLK; from the coding sequence ATGAATGCAGTAACCAAGAATTTCCTTACCAAGCTGTTTGGTTCTGATTATGCAGACAGCCAGGCAGTAAATGTCCGTGAAGACGGTCTCTGTGCAGCCAGGAGCAGCAGCGAGAACGTTACTATCGAAGAAAGAAAGAAAGAAGGCGGAGGTATCACGGTCACCGTCAAATCCTCATGCAACGGAGAAAAAGTCTTCATTCCTGCATGTATTACCCATAGCGGTGTCAACGACATGGCATATACGGACCTTATCGTCGAAGACGGTGCAAAGGTTACCATCGATGCCGGCTGTGCAGTCCACAGCGAGCATGGACAATCCTACCATAAAGGAATGCATCTTTTCGTCATCGGCAAGCATGCAGATGTTACCTACAAAGAAAACCATCTTGGCACCGGAGCAGGTGCCGGACATCTCATAGATACGGTCACTGACATCAGACAGGATGAAGATTCACATTTCTACTTTGAGGCAATACAGATCGAGGGTGTCGACAAGACGGAAAGGATTACCCGTGCGACCCTTGCAGACGGAGCTTCCCTTGAACTGAAGGAAAGGTTGCTCACTACAGGGACACAGAAAGCTGATACGACCTTTTCCGTTGACCTGAAAGGAAAAGGCTCCTCAGTGGACCTTGTCTCCCGGTCTGTGGCAAAGGACCATTCCAACCAGACCATTGTAAGTAGGATTGACGGCTATACGTTGAGCAAGGGACATAGTGAATGTGATTCCATACTTACGGGTGATGCAACGGTTTCTTCATCGCCTATAGTTATTTCTCATTGTCCCGATGCCAGCCTGGTACACGAAGCTGCAATCGGAAGGATCAGCGGAGAACAGATCCAGAAACTACAGACACTGGGCTTGACTGAAAGTGAAGCCGAAAATTGGATTATCCAGGGCTTCCTCAAGTAA
- a CDS encoding ATP-binding cassette domain-containing protein has protein sequence MLETKHLTYTVGDIKILKDINLSFSPGMIYAITGPNGGGKTSLAKVLAGTAPQTSGNIILDGKDITKLGITERAKAGIAYGFQVPVRFKGLKVRDLLTLAAGSDCTDQELGKLLAKVGLCAKEYLDRGVDGSLSGGEIKRIEIASVLARKQADVLIMDEPEAGIDIWSFSGLLEVFGQLRQDNKIVIVISHQERILEQADRIIVMAKGEVQQAGSREKLLPQLMEHRQKPEDPQLCDVCMVQGVFS, from the coding sequence ATGCTTGAAACCAAACACCTTACCTACACCGTAGGTGACATCAAGATACTGAAGGACATCAACCTCTCTTTCAGTCCTGGTATGATCTATGCCATAACAGGACCTAACGGAGGAGGAAAGACTTCCCTTGCAAAGGTACTTGCAGGAACCGCACCGCAGACATCAGGAAACATCATCCTGGATGGAAAGGATATTACGAAATTAGGTATAACAGAAAGGGCAAAGGCCGGCATTGCCTATGGTTTCCAGGTGCCGGTCCGCTTCAAGGGACTAAAGGTCCGTGACCTGCTTACCCTTGCAGCCGGTTCTGACTGTACTGACCAGGAGTTGGGAAAACTGTTGGCAAAAGTCGGACTCTGTGCCAAGGAATATCTCGACAGAGGTGTTGATGGTTCCTTGTCAGGCGGAGAAATAAAAAGAATAGAAATTGCCAGTGTCCTAGCCAGGAAACAGGCAGACGTATTGATCATGGATGAACCGGAAGCCGGTATTGACATCTGGAGTTTTTCCGGTCTGCTGGAAGTATTCGGACAACTGAGACAAGACAACAAGATCGTTATCGTCATAAGCCACCAGGAACGTATCCTTGAACAGGCAGACAGGATCATCGTCATGGCAAAAGGCGAAGTACAGCAAGCAGGGTCACGTGAAAAGCTTCTTCCTCAGCTCATGGAACACCGGCAAAAACCCGAGGATCCACAGCTCTGCGACGTCTGCATGGTACAGGGGGTATTTTCATGA
- the asnS gene encoding asparagine--tRNA ligase, translating into MKDRISQLLKKEPGPELLTAEGWVRTKRESKNVCFLELNDGSCLKGLQIVIDKEKLANLADLLPQINTGAALVCEGPIVKSEGGNQAVEMSCRNLTVVGPSPADYPLQKKRHSEEYLREIAHLRPRTNLFGAVMRVRNTLAYGIHEFFQDNGFIYVNTPLISTSDAEGAGEMFQVTTLDLANVPKTAEGKVDYSKDFFGKQANLTVSGQLEGETYAMAFKNIYTFGPTFRAENSNTKRHLAEFWMIEPEMAFMELDGNMKVAEAFLKFLFSKVLNDCSEDMEFFSKFVEKGVRETLQHVIDTPFAHMTYTDAITELEKVNDKFEYPVHWGSDLQTEHERYLTETVCKSPVIVTDYPKEIKAFYMKLNEDGKTVRGMDVLVPRLGEIIGGSEREANLETLRTRMAELDLDEKNYWWYMDLRKYGSVPHAGFGLGFERVVQYVTGVSNIRDVIPYPRTAGNAEF; encoded by the coding sequence ATGAAAGACAGAATTTCCCAGTTGCTGAAGAAAGAACCAGGGCCAGAGCTCCTTACGGCCGAGGGGTGGGTACGGACAAAGAGAGAAAGCAAGAATGTATGTTTTCTTGAACTTAATGACGGCTCCTGCCTCAAAGGTCTGCAGATTGTCATCGACAAGGAAAAACTGGCAAACCTGGCAGACTTGCTGCCACAGATAAACACAGGGGCAGCGTTGGTTTGCGAAGGACCGATAGTCAAGAGCGAGGGTGGAAACCAAGCTGTTGAAATGTCCTGCAGGAACCTCACGGTCGTAGGTCCTTCACCTGCCGATTACCCGCTGCAGAAGAAACGGCACTCGGAGGAATACCTGCGGGAAATAGCACATCTTCGCCCTAGGACAAACCTGTTCGGTGCAGTGATGCGGGTAAGGAACACACTTGCCTACGGTATCCATGAATTTTTCCAGGACAATGGATTCATCTATGTCAATACTCCTTTGATCAGCACTAGTGACGCAGAAGGAGCCGGCGAAATGTTCCAGGTTACGACGCTTGACCTTGCGAATGTGCCGAAGACCGCAGAAGGAAAAGTCGACTACAGCAAGGATTTCTTCGGCAAGCAGGCAAACCTTACCGTCAGCGGACAGCTCGAAGGGGAAACCTACGCCATGGCTTTCAAGAACATCTATACCTTCGGGCCGACTTTCAGGGCTGAAAATTCCAATACGAAGCGTCATCTGGCAGAATTCTGGATGATAGAACCTGAAATGGCATTCATGGAATTGGATGGCAACATGAAAGTTGCGGAAGCCTTCCTGAAATTCCTTTTCAGCAAAGTGCTCAACGACTGCAGCGAAGATATGGAATTCTTCTCAAAGTTCGTGGAAAAGGGCGTCAGGGAAACTCTTCAGCACGTCATTGACACGCCTTTTGCCCATATGACCTATACCGATGCCATAACTGAACTGGAAAAGGTAAATGACAAGTTTGAATATCCCGTCCACTGGGGATCTGACCTGCAGACGGAACATGAACGCTATCTTACCGAAACAGTCTGCAAGTCTCCGGTCATCGTCACGGACTATCCGAAGGAAATCAAGGCTTTCTACATGAAGCTCAACGAAGACGGAAAGACCGTACGTGGCATGGATGTGCTTGTGCCAAGGCTGGGCGAGATCATCGGAGGATCAGAAAGGGAAGCAAACCTTGAGACGCTCAGGACAAGGATGGCAGAACTTGACCTTGATGAAAAGAATTACTGGTGGTACATGGACCTGCGCAAATATGGTTCTGTACCTCATGCCGGATTCGGCTTGGGCTTCGAACGGGTTGTCCAGTACGTTACCGGAGTTTCCAACATCAGGGACGTAATTCCTTATCCACGGACAGCAGGAAACGCCGAGTTCTAG